A part of Halanaerobiales bacterium genomic DNA contains:
- the hemB gene encoding porphobilinogen synthase produces the protein MKLGKRPRRLRKNKNIRNLIKETNLNISDMIYPLFVVNGENIYREIPAMPEVYQMSIDNILKEVEELIGLGIKGIILFGIPEYKDEIGSCAWQNDGVVQKTVRKIKNKYPDFLVITDLCLCQYTSHGHCGLVEDGDIRNDLTLDKLSKIAISHANAGVDMVAPSDMMDGRVEKIRNDLDKNGYKNVAIMSYSAKYHSGFYGPFRNAAHSAPEEGDRSTYQMDSANKNEALKEIELDINEGADIVMVKPALSYLDIINEVKNNYKIPLAAYNVSGEYAMVKAASKKGWLDEKRVALEILTSIKRAGAEIIISYWAKDSAKWLKYGEK, from the coding sequence ATGAAATTGGGAAAAAGGCCACGAAGATTAAGAAAAAATAAGAATATAAGGAATTTAATAAAAGAGACGAATTTGAATATATCAGATATGATTTATCCTCTTTTTGTTGTAAATGGAGAAAATATATATCGAGAAATTCCAGCTATGCCTGAGGTCTATCAGATGTCTATTGATAATATTTTAAAAGAAGTAGAAGAATTAATAGGTTTAGGAATAAAAGGTATAATACTTTTTGGGATTCCTGAATATAAAGATGAGATTGGATCATGTGCCTGGCAAAATGATGGGGTTGTTCAAAAAACAGTTAGAAAGATTAAAAATAAATATCCTGATTTTTTAGTAATTACAGATTTATGTCTTTGTCAGTATACTTCACATGGTCATTGTGGGCTTGTAGAAGATGGAGATATAAGAAATGATTTAACTTTAGATAAATTATCTAAAATTGCTATTTCGCATGCTAATGCTGGAGTAGATATGGTAGCTCCTTCAGATATGATGGATGGAAGAGTAGAGAAGATTAGAAATGATTTAGATAAAAATGGTTATAAAAATGTAGCTATTATGTCTTATTCTGCTAAATATCATTCTGGATTTTATGGTCCTTTTCGAAATGCAGCACATTCAGCTCCAGAAGAAGGGGATAGGAGTACATATCAAATGGATTCTGCTAATAAAAATGAAGCTTTGAAAGAAATTGAATTAGATATTAATGAAGGTGCAGATATAGTTATGGTTAAACCAGCTTTATCATATTTGGATATTATAAATGAGGTGAAAAATAATTATAAAATACCACTAGCTGCCTATAATGTCAGTGGAGAATATGCAATGGTTAAAGCTGCAAGTAAAAAGGGGTGGTTAGATGAGAAAAGAGTTGCACTTGAAATTTTAACTTCAATTAAAAGAGCAGGTGCAGAAATAATTATTAGTTATTGGGCAAAAGATTCAGCTAAATGGCTTAAATATGGAGAAAAATAG
- the hemL gene encoding glutamate-1-semialdehyde 2,1-aminomutase, producing the protein MLGSEKEFERAKKVIPGGVNSPARAFSAVDMDPIFIEKGNGSLVYDIDGNSYLDYVNSWGPMILGYNPPEIMGKLEEQLKKGSSFGAPTKIETKMAELIRDVVPSVDKVRMVNSGTEATMSAIRLARGYTNRDKVVKLKGCYHGHGDSLLVDAGSGVATLGIKGSPGVTDNIAKETIVVPYNDCEAVKKVFAEFGQEIACIILEPVTGNMGVIKPDDGYLKFLRKITNNYDSLLIFDEVMTGFRLALGGAQQLYDIEADLSTFGKIIGGGMPVGAFGGKKKIMDYIAPVGPVYQAGTLSGNPLAMRAGYETIKKLKNEPIYEKLEEKGKLLEKGIKNNIEELKFPAVFSRVGSMFTLFFSKNEINDYQEAKNCNEKVFADYFKKMINKGIYLPPSQYEANFLSNALTTEEIKRTVKANYQVLKSIKGEMQ; encoded by the coding sequence ATGTTAGGTTCAGAAAAAGAATTTGAAAGAGCTAAAAAGGTAATTCCAGGTGGTGTTAATAGCCCTGCCCGGGCATTTTCAGCAGTAGATATGGATCCTATTTTTATCGAAAAAGGAAATGGCTCATTAGTTTATGATATCGATGGTAATAGTTATTTAGATTATGTCAATTCCTGGGGGCCAATGATTTTAGGATATAATCCTCCAGAAATCATGGGAAAATTGGAGGAGCAGTTAAAAAAAGGTAGTAGTTTTGGAGCTCCTACAAAAATAGAAACTAAAATGGCAGAGTTAATTAGAGATGTAGTACCTTCTGTTGATAAAGTAAGAATGGTTAATTCAGGGACTGAGGCTACAATGAGTGCGATTAGGCTTGCTCGTGGATATACTAATAGAGATAAAGTAGTTAAATTAAAGGGGTGTTATCATGGCCATGGAGATAGTCTTTTAGTTGATGCTGGTTCAGGAGTTGCTACTTTAGGAATAAAAGGAAGCCCTGGAGTAACAGATAATATTGCTAAAGAAACTATCGTAGTACCTTATAATGATTGTGAGGCAGTAAAAAAAGTTTTTGCTGAATTTGGTCAGGAGATAGCCTGTATTATTCTTGAGCCGGTTACAGGTAATATGGGAGTTATTAAGCCGGATGATGGTTATCTTAAATTTTTAAGAAAAATAACGAATAATTATGACTCTCTTTTGATTTTTGATGAAGTGATGACTGGATTTAGGCTGGCCCTGGGAGGAGCTCAGCAGTTATATGATATTGAGGCAGATCTTAGCACTTTTGGTAAAATTATTGGTGGAGGTATGCCTGTTGGAGCCTTTGGGGGCAAAAAGAAAATAATGGATTATATTGCTCCTGTAGGACCGGTCTATCAGGCAGGAACTCTTTCTGGAAATCCTCTTGCAATGAGAGCAGGTTATGAAACAATAAAAAAATTAAAAAATGAACCTATTTATGAAAAACTTGAAGAAAAAGGGAAATTATTGGAGAAAGGGATTAAAAATAATATTGAAGAACTTAAATTCCCAGCAGTATTTAGTAGAGTTGGATCTATGTTCACTTTATTTTTTAGTAAAAATGAAATAAATGATTATCAAGAAGCAAAAAATTGTAATGAAAAGGTTTTTGCTGATTATTTTAAAAAGATGATTAATAAAGGTATATATTTACCTCCTTCTCAGTATGAAGCTAATTTTTTATCTAATGCACTAACAACTGAGGAAATAAAGAGAACAGTAAAAGCAAATTATCAAGTTTTAAAAAGTATAAAGGGGGAGATGCAA